One Ranitomeya imitator isolate aRanImi1 chromosome 1, aRanImi1.pri, whole genome shotgun sequence DNA window includes the following coding sequences:
- the LOC138658138 gene encoding uncharacterized protein: MDLLMESFYFNLDFSIKLFLACAFAWEQDRNRERLRRRRRRRFWRHPIIELRESRGAYHTLYGEPNANLEKFHEYTRMSQDLFRDLLTRVQGTIRRQDTQLRRAIPPEERLLVTLRFLATGVSLSSLHFQYRLGISTLSGIVADTCRALWNVLRNEFIPLPTLDMWLEIAEKFWSVCDFPNCLGAVDGKHIRIIKPPKRGSEYFNYKKYFSVVLMAIADADCRFIAVDIGAFGRGNNSQTFKNSEMGRRVYGKKFNFPRPQPLPNTQGPPMPFIMVGDEAFQMCENLLKPYSSWDLNHTKRIFNYRLTRAQRTVECTFGILVSKWRILASAINLKMETVDEVVKACVVLHNYIMAKERPNIELDEPVAHPLPDYHHHPLRSTAEVGHMRDQFAAFFDSDIGRVSWQDNVV; this comes from the exons atggatcttctcatggagagcttttatttcaacctggatttcagcatcaagctgtttcttgcctgtgcgtttgcttgggagcaagacagaaatcgcgaaagattgagaaggagacggcgtaggcgtttttggagacaccccattattgaattacgtgagagccgtggagcctatcacacgctgtatggcgagcctaatgccaacctggagaaattccatgaatatacaaggatgtcgcaagacttgttccgggatttgcttactcgtgtccaaggaaccatacggagacaggacacccagctccgtagagcgattccaccagaggaacgtctcctggttacattaag atttctggcaaccggagtgagtttatcatccctccacttccaataccggcttggaatttccaccctgtctggaatagttgcggacacctgtcgggctttgtggaatgttctccggaatgagtttatacccctacccaccttggacatgtggcttgaaattgcagaaaaattctggagtgtgtgtgatttccccaactgtttgggagcggttgatggaaagcacatccgcattataaaaccacCCAAaagaggatcggagtacttcaattacaaaaaatatttttctgttgtgctcatggcaatagccgatgcagactgtcgcttcatcgccgtggacattggagctttcggccgtggcaacaattcccagacttttaagaactctgaaatgggccgccgtgtgtatggcaaaaaatttaattttccacggccacaaccgctccccaacactcaaggtccaccgatgccatttattatggttggggatgaggcctttcagatgtgtgaaaacctactgaagccatattccagctgggacttgaaccacactaaaaggatctttaactacagactgaccagggcccaaagaacagtagagtgtacctttggcattctagtctcaaaatggcgcattcttgcatcagccattaatctaaaaatggagacagtcgacgaggtggtcaaagcctgtgtggttctgcacaattacataatggctaaggagcgacccaacattgaactggatgaaccagttgcacacccactgcccgattaccatcatcacccgctccggtcaactgctgaagttggtcacatgcgggaccaatttgccgccttttttgattctgatattggacgtgtgtcatggcaggacaatgttgtgtaa